A single window of Leishmania panamensis strain MHOM/PA/94/PSC-1 chromosome 35 sequence DNA harbors:
- a CDS encoding RNA polymerase-associated protein CDC73, putative (TriTrypDB/GeneDB-style sysID: LpmP.35.4080) — translation MATMSSSSASEAAVRSAWFDAIDATAAMTSTEPLQPAAEYTADSCLPTLSLAGSQAGFFEQLNELDRGFAEASSSLFLPQMTLEEACHAKPSFYQTFRGELEITETTFQPLLVKQRDESRQEAESSARNGRYSSRRRRQEAPVPPRGTAPLYGGFLGQEAMSPSTAVQRKPDFMPILLVPSAATAPLQLMNIKQFLEHGAYVDPANLYVDRETGVVNIRDSKPRSVVVKPGSFHDPHRYRVAFRQFRVVDDPDEVDDWAHVCGCIVEGKLWQLKGWYPQEQAQSRDPSRLFSRIRAFLAYFEEDKVPPQCREWNVQSLALTRNLLKDQVHIALASQFWEQLYTFLDEHPMFSRYTIPLTDERL, via the coding sequence ATGGCAACGATGTCATCGTCCTCAGCGAGCGAGGCTGCCGTGCGTTCGGCCTGGTTCGACGCAATCGACGCGACAGCTGCCATGACGAGCACGGAGCCGTTGCAGCCCGCGGCGGAGTACACGGCCGACTCCTGCCTGCCCACACTCTCTCTGGCTGGTAGCCAGGCAGGTTTTTTTGAGCAGCTCAATGAGCTCGACAGGGGGTTTGCTGAGGCCTCCTCATCGCTGTTCCTTCCACAAATGACGTTAGAGGAGGCATGCCACGCGAAACCGAGCTTTTACCAAACCTTCCGCGGTGAGCTCGAGATCACGGAGACGACGTTTCAGCCACTGCTAGTGAAGCAGCGCGATGAATCCAGACAGGAAGCCGAGAGCTCGGCGAGGAATGGCCGCTACAGTTCTCGCAGACGGCGGCAGGAAGCcccggtgccgccgcgcggcACAGCCCCACTTTATGGTGGCTTTCTAGGTCAAGAGGCGATGTCACCGagcacggcggtgcagcgcaagCCGGACTTTATGCCGATCCTCCTCGTCCCctccgctgccacagctCCTCTGCAGCTCATGAACATCAAGCAGTTCCTGGAGCACGGCGCCTACGTTGATCCCGCCAACTTGTATGTAGATCGTGAGACTGGCGTAGTCAACATTCGCGACTCGAAGCCGCGCTCGGTGGTAGTGAAGCCTGGCAGCTTCCATGATCCACACCGGTACCGCGTCGCCTTTCGGCAGTTCCGCGTCGTCGACGACCCAGACGAGGTGGATGACTgggcgcacgtgtgtggttGCATCGTCGAGGGTAAGCTGTGGCAGCTGAAAGGCTGGTACCCACAGGAGCAAGCGCAGTCGCGCGACCCGAGCCGCCTCTTCTCGCGCATTCGGGCTTTTTTAGCGTACTTTGAGGAGGACAAGGTGCCCCCGCAATGCCGTGAGTGGAACGTGCAGAGTCTTGCCTTGACGCGTAACCTGCTGAAGGATCAGGTGCACATCGCACTTGCTTCGCAGTTCTGGGAGCAGCTCTACACCTTTCTAGATGAACATCCGATGTTCTCCAGGTACACCATTCCACTCACAGACGAGCGCCTGTAG
- a CDS encoding HslVU complex proteolytic subunit-like protein (TriTrypDB/GeneDB-style sysID: LpmP.35.4090) translates to MLRRLANCSTSFVTGAAVQRRSTTILSVRKGNKVILIGDRQVTLGERIVAKSSACKLRKLNDNVAIGFAGSTADAFALMEKLENKLNDFPDQLSRAAVELAKDWRTDRALRRLEASLIVCSKEETLEIDGQGNVITPEEDGIIAIGSGGTYAKAAARALIDVDGYDAERIALKAMKIATDIDVFSNSNWDVEMLTREEEAVKKEAEKAAQAKEEKKE, encoded by the coding sequence ATGCTTCGTCGCCTTGCCAACTGCTCCACGTCCTTCGTGACGGGGGCCGCCGTGCAGAGGCGCTCCACCACCATTCTCTCTGTGCGAAAGGGCAACAAGGTAATTCTGATTGGGGACCGTCAGGTGACCTTGGGCGAGCGTATTGTGGCGAAGAGTAGCGCCTGCAAGCTGCGCAAGCTCAACGACAACGTTGCGATTGGTTTTGCCGGCAGCACGGCGGACGCGTTTGCGCTGATGGAGAAGCTGGAAAACAAACTAAACGACTTTCCAGACCAGCTCTCTCGAGCCGCGGTGGAGCTTGCAAAGGACTGGCGCACCGACCGcgccctccgccgcctcgagGCGTCCCTCATTGTGTGTAGcaaggaggagacgctggaGATTGATGGGCAGGGAAACGTAATCACCCCCGAGGAAGACGGTATCATTGCCATTGGGTCGGGCGGCACGTACGCCAAGGCGGCGGCTCGTGCGCTGATTGATGTTGACGGCTATGATGCGGAGCGCATTGCACTCAAGGCGATGAAGATTGCGACCGACATTGATGTcttcagcaacagcaactgGGATGTGGAGATGTTGACGCGTGAGGAAGAAGCGGTaaagaaggaggcggagaaggcggcgcaggccaaggaggagaagaaggagtgA
- a CDS encoding hypothetical protein (TriTrypDB/GeneDB-style sysID: LpmP.35.4110): MPIHQYDDWSYERLRQQRNRAHFLLEDPYRYVTVLLISKPGKSDVLKCIDSPCYHAAGPLGEGDIVEIEDLLCLRCPWHRYLVNIENGEEILLQVDPTTEQGAGMVGRHAALPTHPMNLADLSAGGVKVVHGEKVQRVHHAWLEEATGILSIEVAEEAAMRQHPVKSDKPAGNVKSGGICMQIFDIKARGLDQL; this comes from the coding sequence ATGCCTATTCATCAATATGATGACTGGTCGTATGAACGGCTGCGTCAGCAACGCAACCGAGCCCATTTCTTGCTCGAGGACCCATACCGTTACGTGACAGTGCTGCTGATATCGAAGCCAGGCAAGTCAGACGTACTGAAGTGCATCGACAGTCCCTGCTACCACGCCGCTGGCCCACTAGGCGAGGGCGACATTGTTGAAATAGAGGATCTGCTCTGTCTGCGCTGCCCTTGGCATCGGTATCTTGTGAACATCGAGAATGGGGAGGAGATTCTGCTTCAGGTAGACCCGACCACCGAACAGGGGGCGGGAATGGTcggccgccacgccgccctCCCCACGCACCCGATGAACTTAGCCGATCTGTCCGCCGGAGGCGTGAAGGTGGTGCAcggggagaaggtgcagcgAGTGCACCATGCGTGGCTTGAGGAAGCCACGGGTATTCTCTCTATCGAGGtagcagaggaggcggccaTGCGCCAGCATCCCGTCAAGTCTGACAAGCCGGCCGGCAACGTAAAGAGTGGCGGCATCTGTATGCAGATCTTTGACATTAAGGCACGGGGTCTCGACCAGTTGTAA
- a CDS encoding hypothetical protein (TriTrypDB/GeneDB-style sysID: LpmP.35.4120) — MENLPNQLMSRIAELSLSDAQIQSYGRWLVFALGAYYISSTWQKSIPADVQAAITGHMVQGYDRSAITTRLEQRHIRQLLQQITGLNELRQQLRSKIDKEAKLRGWQRVFRLTLISIAATTYTHSLTISLLSIKNMVRVLVFLLSRRESAALSKSRSGPISAVRAWWTGGRRAGLTGIMMESMMAKMAEQASQQASPFANAELEEVAVTEGLRQLPLPPPIDGRAAFVQAQQQQMREAVHRESVSQVEQAFSVRAVLEVAVPRIVACAAAAVDSAIAVRPVHLFSVSGIVRAADLRSLLCDIALRMERRACVAEWVRRPHHSLVTMSRQRSGASSSLLTSPQKPLDPSKGRLQTNEDEELLDERDQSATSSEDIIEFPHESTTLLRPDGRQMRRSEDQVIDEMLGRCFTAEEEAQQEEAIRRDHLLKGQMAGFFTELSHSASFGELCITYAAELLATQFKEAGDITHVKTYDAATDTAKMAMVIAALDSCRLAALEEECEVKPYLRLFCEETIRSTCAQ, encoded by the coding sequence ATGGAGAATCTTCCGAACCAGCTGATGAGCCGCATCGCTGAACTCTCGCTCTCGGATGCACAGATTCAGTCCTACGGCCGGTGGCTCGTCTTCGCTCTTGGAGCCTACTACATCTCCAGTACCTGGCAGAAGAGTATCCCCGCAGATGTGCAGGCTGCTATTACGGGGCACATGGTGCAAGGCTAcgaccgcagcgccatcaccacccgccttgagcagcggcacatccgccagcttctccagcAAATCACTGGCTTGAacgagctgcgccagcaacTGCGTTCAAAGATTGACAAGGAGGCGAAGCTTCGGGGCTGGCAGCGAGTGTTTCGGCTGACTCTGATCAGCATTGCTGCCaccacctacacacacagccTCACTATTTCACTACTCTCGATTAAGAACATGGTTCGAGTGCTTGTCTTCCTGTTGAGTCGTCGCGAAAGTGCGGCCTTGTCCAAGAGTCGCAGCGGCCCCATCTCGGCTGTTCGGGCGTGGTGGACGGGCGGGCGGCGCGCCGGACTCACGGGCATCATGATGGAGTCGATGATGGCAAAGATGGCCGAGCAGGCGAGTCAGCAAGCGTCGCCGTTTGCGAacgcggagctggaggaggtggcggtgacggaggGACTTCGGCAgttgcctctgccgccgccgatcgACGGTCGTGCAGCATttgtgcaggcgcagcagcagcagatgcggGAGGCGGTACACAGGGAGAGCGTGAGTCAGGTTGAGCAGGCCTTCTCAGTGCGCGCGGTGCtcgaggtggcggtgccgcgtATTGTagcgtgtgctgcagctgcggtcGACAGTGCCATTGCGGTACGGCCGGTGCACCTCTTCAGCGTCAGTGGCATTGTCCGCGCGGCCGACCTGCGCAGCCTGCTGTGCGACATTGCCCTCAGGATGGAGCGGCGCGCTTGCGTTGCCGAGTGGGTGCGGCGGCCGCACCATTCGCTGGTCACCATGTcccggcagcgcagcggagcGAGCTCCTCCCTATTGACTTCACCGCAGAAGCCCCTGGACCCAAGCAAAGGTCGCTTGCAGACgaacgaggacgaggagctTCTCGACGAGCGAGACCAGTCAGCGACGTCCTCGGAGGATATCATCGAGTTTCCTCACGAGTCTACCACCCTGCTCCGCCCCGACGGTCGCCAAATGCGCCGCAGCGAAGACCAAGTTATCGATGAGATGCTTGGCCGCTGCTTcactgcggaggaggaagcgcagcaggaggaagCGATACGCCGTGATCATCTGCTGAAGGGGCAGATGGCGGGCTTCTTCACAGAACTGTCGCACAGCGCGAGCTTTGGGGAGCTGTGTATCACGTatgctgctgagctgctggcgacgcAGTTTAAGGAGGCTGGCGACATCACCCATGTCAAGACGTATGACGCGGCGACGGACACTGCAAAAATGGCGATGGTGATCGCTGCCCTCGACAGCTGCCGGCTGGCGGCTCTTGAGGAAGAGTGCGAGGTGAAACCGTACCTGCGACTCTTCTGCGAGGAGACCATCCGCTCCACGTGCGCGCAGTGA
- a CDS encoding Qb-SNARE protein, putative (TriTrypDB/GeneDB-style sysID: LpmP.35.4130) has translation MDPEARQAATWERLRNEARQTDQLIDQQLRKLEVVALFDDEKIIGSAAASPFTNNDPDTSCSATPAVPVLSSSALHSGGFSPPPASTMLFEDVESQYRGAERDIDESLRRLEQTVLSMEDACRELGPTSTAARHTERFRGVLAEKQQTRRRLTAEFRQRKDRYELAASWRAGDTRRRIGPGDDAASGGVRILIDEQASIQHTLSRVKGLLEQAEDTRDRLRTQRERFNEIGDKLLHIAERIPFVQNILHHIDVRKRREMVVLGTVMSSLMFVFVFFL, from the coding sequence ATGGACCCAGAGGCGAGACAAGCAGCCAcatgggagcggctgcgcaacGAGGCGCGGCAGACAGACCAACTCATTGATCAACAGCTTCGCAaactggaggtggtggcactTTTCGACGACGAAAAGATCAttggcagcgcagccgcctcgccTTTCACGAATAATGACCCCGACACTTCATGCTCGGCGACCCCAGCTGTGCCGGTACTTAGTTCTAGCGCTCTGCACAGTGGCGGCTTCAGCCCACCCCCAGCGTCCACGATGTTGTTCGAAGATGTGGAGTCCCAGTACCGTGGCGCCGAACGCGACATCGACGAATCTCTCCGTCGGTTAGAGCAAACCGTGCTGAGCATGGAGGACGCGTGCAGAGAACTGGGCCCTACCTCGACAGCCGCGCGACATACCGAGCGCTTCCGGGGGGTGTTAGCTgagaagcagcagacgcGTCGTCGTCTTACGGCAGAGTTCCGGCAGAGAAAGGATCGCTATGAGCTGGCTGCATCGTGGCGGGCGGGCGATACGCGACGGCGCATTGGCCCTGGCGACGATGCAGCCAGCGGCGGGGTGCGCATCCTCATTGACGAGCAAGCCTCTATTCAGCACACGCTGAGCCGCGTGAAGGGTTTGCTGGAGCAGGCCGAGGACACGCGAGATCGACTGCGCACGCAGCGTGAGCGCTTCAACGAAATCGGTGacaagctgctgcacattGCTGAGCGCATTCCATTTGTGCAGAACATTCTCCATCACATCGACGTGCGAAAGCGACGTgagatggtggtgctggGTACTGTCATGTCGTCTCTCATGTTTGTATTTGTCTTTTTTCTCTAG
- a CDS encoding zinc carboxypeptidase, putative (TriTrypDB/GeneDB-style sysID: LpmP.35.4140), which translates to MSRSQDVKRKAAYPPPPAYATLRTNVPSFSALQTSARVNAAGGLDGSGTPRQRQRAAERLLLQQQLQAEGVVKAKSDVHSNYGHHGRDSAVFMVAANDARSRVSHPTPGLSNSESILPSAARPASVSSTLPFGLASVAVQKVKVPEGYGSNQPPTSQPLRRTSMARITSLRPPARLHAHSPPVVAPKVGPRDSLASGVTTPGRVYAASTSPPLSASAEAASAREAHPCDASVPRRNRNRDALLATGISPRPHSGVAVQGSSINSCSSQRSLQHDTPSFITVARHRPNMAPVMLPTQQLLESGYYVASDESANSSFSDTPQSARRISLTSSFSLRTTTQRLDVNSGGAVGEGRSATVATGASLPGVRSLRDSRDPNSSARGGCSDDNSDSRFEEEKDVGNFDEENEEQAVLTYMDSGVEGSRASGPPSSNKAPPPPLARQGALPADKIGNGTGGNLGDFNVSVEVGDTDYDIGEDPRSCMSASSTLQLHRRSTSSQRNVTYSVRDSAAADWNTPTQTHQPISSSKASGAPPRTTAVAPTKSTAATAVSSMLSQQHSTGHAPLGPTPSQHFVSCSSHLQSSSTYEEELRERECKQLSLHEAFFLNRSRSMWLVDDHVLAKVLEYVRIMGYEHPALKHDRSKGQPSLWSSSSAIDSPIVLGKPKKATSASSPLVVGTRKVNPQVTQDMHKSPSSATAVVTEEALAQSSSANTPFTLPTAAGGASESAAFVTTQFYLKAGKPRCAGQYVKTSKAAAATHLFLTFSEAMRWIAEQEYVIGTVLLCCARFIGDANTDGAATTGDTVVDTAARHQRRTMLQRRKPCIPLRLHPIHFVASLVCSWFPQWGGISAFARAWETQIRLVLGSASPSHQRFFKCSDDGLLLSSDCEGGNLYRVERTTEPYLFLIWLEPDQGSDKRIWFYFSVVGAKEGRRLRFRLMNAAPHVKLYRQNGMMPVWRDGLSQPNWGPVDSCSFRTTNRDLDGEVSFSVTARNSTETIQIAFCAPYTYANLLCHICHWHALVKSSACDMRFEERVLCRSPEGRKLHLLIVTSRSSCVPASAATEDKKSTADATVSGSQGDAGQSGDGLVTTGGSSSSDWTSPAIGSPTTTTPSGKGKGGAAKEAVRGPYANFASGKKVVLVSGRVHPGEVTASHGVHGLISFLLSSDARAIQLREHFIFFIVPMLNPDGVSRGHSRMDQFGNNLNRCYNDPDAETQPTVLALRRVFEHLQQAYRERFIMYLDFHSHASQSSGFIFGNNLPVSVQHWNLFFPRLVELHARHVFAFSLCRFGRVHMTTKDGTSRVLFGSSLIHSYTVELTHFTDRRLYADDFTAMNNGSNVLFEVTWPPLHRSAGQACPADEDADGAQAATNGAAERSGISTPSCARGVGKWSGSSFPGRGRTCRSSSEGAVAYPTSGSLPRQCPGAAAGSHKHGGWTRVGEHRSGQSSASQTGSAIPPLFLQPISTPTILCQSAEVGQACLLALRDYCSIGARPSPELTMVGGMEAVLRDSKRQVKQDSSKGKKSQSTTTYARMQPIYRQY; encoded by the coding sequence ATGAGCCGGTCACAGGACGTAAAGCGCAAGGCGGCGtatccaccgccgccggcttACGCAACATTACGTACAAACGtgccttctttttctgcCCTCCAGACCTCCGCACGAGTGAATGCTGCCGGGGGACTGGACGGCAGTGGAACACCGCGACAGAGGCAACGGGCCGCAGAGCGTCTGCtcttgcagcagcaactACAAGCAGAGGGTGTGGTGAAGGCCAAGAGTGATGTGCACTCCAATTATGGTCATCACGGCAGAGACTCGGCTGTTTTTATGGTTGCAGCAAATGACGCACGGAGTCGTGTAAGCCACCCCACCCCGGGGTTATCTAACTCTGAATCCATTCTCCCGTCAGCAGCCCGGCCTGCGTCCGTCTCTTCAACGCTACCTTTTGGCTTGGCGTCTGTTGCAGTGCAGAAGGTGAAGGTGCCGGAGGGATACGGGTCTAACCAACCTCCGACGTCGCAACCATTGCGACGGACTTCGATGGCGCGCATCACTTCTTTACGGCCACCCGCACGCCTTCACGCGCACTCCCCACCAGTGGTAGCTCCAAAAGTGGGCCCGCGAGACTCCCTGGCGAGCGGTGTGACTACACCTGGACGAGTTTATGCCGCCTCAACCTCGCCTCCGTTATCTGCAAGCGCTGAGGCTGCCTCTGCACGCGAGGCACACCCCTGCGATGCATCCGTGCCACGCAGAAACCGTAATAGAGATGCTTTACTCGCTACGGGAATCTCGCCACGCCCACATTCGGGTGTGGCAGTAcagggcagcagcatcaacagctgcagctcgcaGCGCAGTCTGCAACACGACACACCCAGCTTTATCACTGTGGCTCGGCACCGACCAAACATGGCGCCGGTTATGCTACccacacagcagctgctggagagcgGCTACTACGTGGCCTCCGACGAGAGCGCAAACTCGAGCTTCTCCGACACGCCACAATCGGCGCGACGCATCTCTCTGaccagcagcttctctctGCGTACCACAACGCAGCGACTGGACGTGaacagcggcggtgctgttggTGAAGGCCGCTCGGCCACGGTGGCGACTGGCGCCTCCCTACCCGGTGTCCGCAGTCTCCGTGATAGCCGAGATCCCAACAGTAGTGCCCGAGGAGGCTGCAGTGACgacaacagcgacagcagattcgaggaggaaaaagacgTCGGCAACTTTGATGAGGAGAATGAGGAACAGGCGGTGCTGACGTACATGGACTCCGGGGTAGAGGGGAGTCGTGCGAGTGGACCTCCCTCATCGAACaaggcaccaccaccgccgttggCGCGTCAGGGGGCGTTGCCAGCGGACAAGATAGGTAACGGGACCGGCGGCAACCTTGGGGACTTCAACGTGAGCGTTGAGGTCGGCGACACGGACTACGACATCGGCGAGGATCCGCGGAGCTGCATGTCTGCCAGTTCGACGCTACAgctgcaccgtcgcagcaCATCATCACAGCGCAACGTGACCTACTCAGTGCGTGactcggcggcggctgatTGGAATACTCCAACGCAGACGCACCAGCCAATCAGCAGCAGTAAAGCGAGCGGCGCACCGCCTAGAACGACTGCGGTTGCGCCAACCAAGtcaacagcagccactgccGTGTCAAGTATGCTCTCACAGCAGCACTCGACTGGTCACGCGCCGCTAGGGCCCACGCCTTCCCAGCACTTTGTGTCGTGCTCATCGCACCTGCAGTCGTCGTCCACGTATGAAGAAGAGCTCCGCGAACGGGAGTGCAAGCAGCTTAGCCTCCACGAGGCGTTCTTTCTCAACCGAAGCCGCAGTATGTGGCTCGTCGATGATCACGTTTTGGCCAAGGTTCTGGAGTACGTGCGGATTATGGGGTACGAGCACCCCGCCTTGAAACACGACCGTAGCAAAGGCCAACCCTCGCTCtggagtagcagcagcgccatcgacTCTCCCATCGTGCTGGGCAAGCCGAAGAAGGCGACTTCAGCCTCATCTCCCTTAGTGGTAGGTACGAGGAAGGTGAACCCGCAGGTGACACAGGACATGCACAAGTCGCCGTcgtctgccaccgccgtggTCACGGAGGAGGCTCTCGCACAATCAAGCAGCGCAAACACCCCATTCACTCTGcccacagctgctggcggtgcgtcCGAGTCCGCAGCGTTCGTAACAACGCAGTTCTACTTAAAGGCCGGCAAGCCCCGTTGTGCTGGGCAGTACGTGAAGACGTCCAAGGCGGCCGCTGCAACACACTTGTTTCTCACCTTCAGTGAGGCCATGCGGTGGATTGCGGAGCAGGAGTACGTTATCGGCACTGTGCTCTTGTGTTGTGCGCGCTTTATCGGTGATGCAAACACCGACGGCGCGGCGACTACCGGCGACACCGTGGTCGACACTGCAGCGAGGCACCAACGCCGTACAATGCTGCAGCGCCGAAAGCCATGCATCCCTCTGCGGCTCCACCCGATCCACTTTGTGGCCTCGCTTGTGTGCTCGTGGTTCCCGCAGTGGGGTGGCATATCAGCCTTCGCTCGTGCCTGGGAGACGCAGATCCGCCTGGTCCTGGGCAGCGCGTCGCCATCGCATCAGCGCTTCTTCAAGTGCTCTGACGACGGCCTCTTACTTAGCTCCGACTGCGAGGGGGGGAACCTGTACCGGGTGGAGCGCACGACTGAACCGTACTTATTTCTAATTTGGCTGGAGCCGGATCAAGGGAGCGACAAGCGAATTTGGTTCTACTTCTCTGTGGTGGGGGCGAAGGAGGGGCGCAGGCTTCGGTTTCGGCTCATGAACGCGGCACCGCACGTGAAGTTGTACCGACAGAACGGGATGATGCCAGTGTGGCGTGATGGGCTGAGCCAGCCAAACTGGGGACCCGTGGACTCGTGTTCCTTTCGCACAACAAACCGGGACTTGGACGGCGAAGTGTCCTTCTCAGTGACCGCCCGCAACTCCACGGAAACGATCCAGATCGCCTTCTGCGCACCGTACACGTACGCAAACTTACTCTGCCACATATGCCACTGGCACGCCCTTGTCAAGAGCAGTGCGTGCGACATGCGATTTGAGGAACGGGTGCTATGTCGGAGTCCGGAGGGGCGAAAGCTTCATTTGCTCATTGTGACCAGCCGCTCCAGCTGCGTAccagcatcagcggcgaCCGAGGATAAAAAGAGCACTGCGGACGCAACGGTTTCCGGAAGCCAAGGTGACGCTGGCCAGAGTGGCGATGGCTTGGTGACGACAGGTGGCAGCTCGTCCAGTGACTGGACATCCCCTGCCATCGGGAGCCCTACCACGACAACCCCATCCGGGAAAGGCAAGGGCGGTGCCGCAAAAGAAGCGGTGCGCGGCCCATACGCCAATTTTGCCTCTGGCAAGAAAGTTGTACTTGTCAGTGGACGTGTGCACCCTGGCGAGGTGACGGCGTCGCACGGCGTCCACGGCCTCATATCTTTCCTGCTCTCCAGCGACGCTCGTGCGATCCAGTTGCGTGAGCACTTTATCTTCTTCATTGTGCCGATGCTCAATCCCGACGGCGTCAGCCGCGGTCACTCCCGCATGGATCAGTTCGGCAACAACCTAAACCGCTGCTACAATGACCCAGATGCGGAGACTCAGCCAACAGTGctcgcgctgcggcgcgtgtTCGAGCACTTGCAGCAAGCGTATCGCGAGCGCTTCATCATGTATCTCGACTTCCACTCCCACGCCTCGCAATCCAGTGGCTTCATCTTTGGCAACAATCTGCCCGTGTCAGTGCAGCACTGGAACCTCTTCTTTCCGCGATtggtggagctgcacgcGCGTCATGTGTTTGCCTTTAGTCTCTGTCGCTTCGGTCGCGTGCATATGACTACCAAGGATGGGACCTCGCGGGTGCTGTTCGGTAGCAGTCTCATCCACAGCTACACAGTAGAGCTGACGCACTTCACGGACCGCCGCCTCTACGCGGACGATTTCACAGCGATGAACAACGGGAGCAACGTACTTTTTGAGGTGACGTGGCCGCCACTACACCGGTCGGCGGGGCAGGCCTGCCCCGCCGACGAGGACGCCGACGGCGCGCAGGCCGCGACGAACGGCGCCGCAGAGAGGTCGGGCATCTCCACCCCGTCCTGTGCACGTGGCGTCGGCAAGTGGTCCGGCTCGTCGTTCCCCGGCCGCGGGCGGACATGCCGGTCGAGCTCTGAGGGGGCAGTGGCTTATCCCACGAGTGGCTCCCTGCCCAGGCAGTGccccggcgccgccgcggggAGTCACAAGCATGGTGGCTGGACCCGGGTCGGCGAGCACCGCAGTGGCCAGTCTTCTGCTTCTCAAACTGGCAGCGCTATCCCGCCGCTGTTTCTGCAACCCATCTCCACACCCACTATCCTTTGTCAGAGTGCGGAGGTAGGGCAGGCGTGCCtgttggcgctgcgcgactACTGCTCCATCGGGGCCCGTCCGTCGCCGGAGCTGACGATGGTTGGCGGCATGGAGGCCGTGCTGCGTGATTCGAAGCGCCAAGTCAAGCAGGACTCATCGAAGGGCAAGAAGTCCCAGTCAACCACCACCTACGCCAGAATGCAACCCATCTACAGGCAGTACTAG
- a CDS encoding hypothetical protein (TriTrypDB/GeneDB-style sysID: LpmP.35.4150), with translation MSATHHPSLMHTCEATPQQDEAECPMPKEEVAGHVAKADEEASERGSQSEEASSTSSEEHEEVEEGEEEDQDDDEDATFQFATDEEAEAQRQTGITAYNEGRYEDALDVQYRVVRHFSNKYGSTSAKCGKYFLDYGLSQLRLLQRQTTVDDVLRPRDEDTLMTCYVNLEVARVCLQKLEAEVGEEDVEVELALAEVRNALAQLSVEKEDYDAALREYETELLHYRCLQDAAPEEEKLTVVPAGRVVGVLYGIADCFMKEGDFEGAEERLRATLDEIKLYPAGTIAASLVAELEDLLADAIGMKGGKFQEIQKAIKQQFAAEAEQIPTPQEFFSVDKDGKHPFLSAVPGGAGDEVTESSYLSMPMSANGQALATNEHSNSLSVSLFPPQGSRSGTPSGPVQHAVVRKKQKRTGDDSLSSAQPENKRPRAESASA, from the coding sequence ATGAGCGCAACCCACCACCCGTCCTTGATGCACACCTGTGAGGCGACCCCGCAGCAAGACGAAGCCGAGTGCCCCATGCCGAAAGAGGAGGTAGCGGGCCACGTAGCGAaggcggacgaggaggcatCGGAGCGGGGCAGCCAGTCAGAAGaagcgagcagcaccagcagcgaagaACATGAAGAGGtcgaagaaggggaggaagaagaccAAGATGACGACGAAGACGCGACCTTCCAGTTTGCCACGgatgaggaggcggaggcacaGCGCCAGACCGGCATCACCGCGTATAACGAAGGCCGCTACGAGGACGCGCTCGATGTGCAGTACCGCGTGGTCCGTCACTTCTCCAACAAGTACGGTTCCACTTCCGCCAAGTGCGGCAAGTACTTTCTGGACTACGGTCTCTCACAATTACGACTCCTACAGAGACAGACCACCGTGGACGACGTCCTGCGACCCCGTGACGAGGACACGCTTATGACGTGCTACGTGAACCTGGAggtggcgcgcgtgtgcctccAGAAGTTGGAGGCAGAGGTCGGTGAAGAGGATGTAGAGGTGGAGCTGGCCCTTGCTGAGGTGCGCAatgcgctggcgcagctttccgtggagaaggaggactatgacgctgcgctgcgcgagtacgagacggagctgctgcactacCGCTGCCTGCAAGACGCCGCACCGGAGGAAGAAAAGCTCACCGTTGTTCCTGCCGGGCGTGTAGTCGGTGTCCTCTACGGCATCGCTGACTGCTTCATGAAGGAAGGCGACTTCGAAGGGGCTGAGGAGCGTCTGCGAGCCACGCTGGACGAGATCAAGCTGTACCCGGCCGGTACCATTGCCGCTAGCCTTGTTGCCGAGCTGGAGGACTTGTTGGCTGACGCAATTGGAATGAAAGGCGGCAAGTTCCAGGAAATCCAGAAGGCCATCAAGCAGCAGTTtgccgccgaggcggagcagaTACCCACCCCGCAAGAGTTTTTTTCAGTGGACAAGGATGGCAAgcaccccttcctctccgccgTCCCTGGTGGTGCAGGGGACGAGGTGACAGAGAGTTCGTACCTGTCCATGCCCATGTCTGCGAACGGGCAGGCCCTCGCCACGAACGAGCACAGCAATAGTCTCTCCGTCTCACTCTTTCCGCCGCAgggcagccgcagtggcaCCCCAAGCGGCCCTGTTCAACACGCCGTGGTGCGCAAGAAGCAGAAACGCACCGGCGACGACTCGCTCTCGAGCGCGCAGCCGGAGAACAAGAGACCACGTGCGGAGTCTGCGTCGGCATAG